A window of Lusitaniella coriacea LEGE 07157 contains these coding sequences:
- the ilvA gene encoding threonine ammonia-lyase, biosynthetic, with protein sequence MYCDYLVQILTARVYDVAQETPLDIAPNLSTRLNNQILLKREDMQSVFSFKLRGAYNKMVNLPPEILARGVIAASAGNHAQGVALSARTLGTRALIVMPVTTPQVKVNAVKARGGEVILHGDTYDDACTYARQLETDKGLTFIHPFDDPHVIAGQGTIGMEILRQYQQPIHAIFVAIGGGGLIAGIGAYVKRIRPEIKIIGVEPVDADAMYRSLKAGKRVRLPQVGLFADGVAVREVGEETFWLCQQYIDEVILVDTDATCAAIKDVFEDTRSILEPAGALAVAGAKAYVEREKISGETLVAVACGANMNFDRLRFVAERAELGERREAIFAVTIPEEPGSLHEFCNCLGKRNLTEFNYRIADEKEAHIFVGIQIQNRADAVKMAESFEARGFKTLDLTDDELTKMHLRHMVGGHSSLAHHELFYRFEFPERPGALMKFVGSMSPNWNISVFHYRNNGADYGRIVVGIQVPPGEMEAWQAFLDTLGYRYWDESQNPAYQLFLG encoded by the coding sequence ATGTACTGCGATTACCTCGTCCAAATTCTCACAGCCCGCGTTTACGACGTTGCCCAAGAAACGCCTCTAGACATTGCTCCAAACCTCTCCACACGGCTAAATAACCAAATTTTGCTCAAACGAGAAGATATGCAATCCGTCTTCTCCTTCAAGCTGCGAGGAGCCTATAACAAGATGGTTAACCTGCCCCCAGAAATTCTCGCACGAGGAGTCATTGCCGCCTCTGCGGGGAACCACGCCCAAGGGGTTGCCCTCTCCGCCCGCACCCTCGGAACCCGCGCCCTGATTGTCATGCCCGTCACAACGCCCCAGGTAAAAGTGAATGCCGTCAAAGCGAGGGGAGGCGAAGTGATTCTCCACGGGGATACCTACGACGACGCTTGCACCTATGCCCGTCAACTGGAAACCGACAAAGGCTTAACCTTCATTCACCCCTTTGACGACCCCCATGTTATCGCCGGACAGGGAACCATTGGCATGGAAATTTTGCGGCAATACCAACAACCCATCCATGCAATTTTTGTGGCAATTGGCGGCGGTGGCTTGATTGCAGGGATTGGCGCTTACGTGAAACGCATTCGTCCGGAAATTAAAATTATTGGGGTTGAACCCGTCGATGCAGATGCCATGTACCGTTCGCTGAAAGCGGGGAAACGAGTCAGATTGCCCCAGGTAGGGTTATTTGCCGATGGGGTTGCCGTTCGGGAGGTGGGAGAGGAAACTTTCTGGTTGTGCCAGCAGTACATTGACGAAGTGATTTTGGTGGATACAGATGCCACCTGTGCGGCGATTAAGGACGTGTTTGAGGACACGCGCTCCATTTTAGAACCTGCCGGGGCGCTTGCGGTTGCGGGGGCAAAAGCTTATGTTGAACGGGAGAAAATTTCGGGGGAAACCCTAGTTGCCGTTGCCTGCGGTGCTAACATGAACTTCGATCGCCTGCGTTTTGTTGCCGAACGCGCGGAATTGGGGGAACGCAGAGAAGCAATTTTTGCTGTGACGATTCCCGAAGAACCCGGAAGTCTGCACGAGTTTTGTAACTGTTTGGGCAAACGCAACCTTACAGAATTCAACTATCGCATTGCAGACGAAAAAGAAGCTCATATTTTTGTGGGGATACAAATTCAAAACCGTGCCGATGCGGTGAAAATGGCGGAAAGTTTTGAAGCGCGTGGGTTTAAAACCCTGGATTTAACCGATGACGAACTAACTAAAATGCACCTGCGGCATATGGTTGGCGGACATTCTTCCCTCGCACACCACGAACTTTTTTACCGCTTTGAGTTTCCCGAACGTCCCGGCGCATTGATGAAGTTTGTCGGTTCGATGAGTCCCAATTGGAATATTAGCGTTTTTCACTACCGCAATAATGGGGCAGATTACGGGCGAATTGTGGTTGGCATTCAAGTTCCGCCGGGTGAAATGGAAGCTTGGCAGGCATTTTTGGATACGTTGGGTTATCGCTATTGGGATGAGAGTCAGAATCCGGCGTACCAGTTGTTTTTGGGGTAG
- a CDS encoding DUF262 domain-containing protein yields the protein MKMEPSYTSVGKIFEYRPMFFIPKYQRAYAWEAESVEDFIKDLKNCFEKRNSNIPINHFFGGVLCVRYPVAGAVNQNEYEIIDGQQRISTFTLLVSCLIEIYKGLLEQAKKEDDENNKFILQERIKRLSERFIEFRQEVQRQVDSIEVMKLSRMDHPFYKELIRGMNPSPSRDSHEKINYAYKTIYKEVNNIVSSSSLEEKMDKIEIIQNIIDNDFTILYMVTDSKEDAFRLFQVINDRGTNLTVGDLLKAKTLEILEDFKNHQDSCEKFWDNILADPPSKTEDYLNWIYASYKGKRAKQDELFDVLLDGFFPSHKEHKTENFTECESKAVYQTVKNINEDIEKCRKLREGQWLYNSQQPITNWDRTRLNILLKELEHTLSIPLFLAASKLDHRTFSEIVQVVEKVFFRYKIICNQHATALRNIYYAESLRIREDTDSYETSGLKQKLNRLIATKASDSTFENGLKMLEYKQSGGSNKPLKYYLMTAEYYCQWYLNGAKGTPLCTEKNRIYDFAGTSIEHLYPKSAKDKNEKLEPLKHKLGNLTILDPSQNSSKGNEPFEEKISMYQQSSVKLTNDIAKNGTWTEQEFNKNQDLLIDIALKVFVP from the coding sequence ATGAAAATGGAACCTTCTTACACTTCTGTCGGCAAGATTTTTGAGTATAGACCTATGTTTTTTATACCTAAGTATCAAAGAGCCTATGCCTGGGAAGCTGAATCAGTAGAAGATTTCATAAAAGATTTAAAAAACTGTTTTGAAAAAAGGAACTCAAATATACCCATCAATCATTTTTTTGGAGGTGTTCTCTGTGTCAGATATCCTGTTGCAGGAGCTGTAAATCAAAATGAATATGAAATTATTGATGGACAACAAAGAATTTCAACTTTCACTCTATTGGTGTCTTGTTTAATTGAAATATATAAAGGTTTGCTTGAACAGGCAAAAAAAGAAGACGATGAAAATAATAAATTCATTTTACAAGAACGAATAAAACGTCTCTCTGAAAGATTCATAGAGTTTCGCCAAGAGGTTCAAAGGCAAGTAGACTCGATCGAAGTCATGAAATTGTCAAGAATGGATCATCCTTTTTATAAAGAATTGATTCGTGGAATGAACCCATCTCCTTCAAGAGATTCCCACGAAAAAATTAATTACGCATACAAAACAATTTATAAAGAAGTAAATAACATTGTTTCTTCATCAAGCTTAGAAGAAAAAATGGACAAGATTGAAATAATACAAAATATCATCGACAATGATTTCACTATACTGTACATGGTGACTGATAGCAAAGAAGATGCATTTAGATTGTTCCAGGTCATTAATGACAGAGGAACAAATTTGACAGTTGGTGATTTATTAAAAGCAAAAACGTTGGAAATATTAGAGGACTTCAAAAATCATCAAGATAGTTGCGAGAAATTTTGGGATAATATTCTTGCTGATCCTCCGTCGAAAACAGAAGATTACTTAAATTGGATTTATGCATCTTATAAAGGTAAAAGAGCTAAGCAAGATGAATTATTTGATGTACTTCTTGATGGCTTTTTCCCATCGCATAAAGAACACAAAACAGAAAATTTTACAGAGTGCGAGTCTAAAGCAGTATATCAAACAGTAAAAAATATAAATGAAGATATTGAGAAATGTAGAAAATTGCGAGAAGGGCAGTGGTTATATAATTCACAACAACCGATAACCAATTGGGATAGAACTCGCTTGAACATTCTTTTGAAAGAGCTTGAGCATACTTTGTCTATACCACTATTTCTTGCTGCTTCAAAACTCGATCATAGAACTTTTTCAGAAATAGTACAGGTTGTAGAAAAAGTTTTTTTTAGATATAAAATAATATGTAATCAGCACGCTACAGCATTGAGAAATATTTATTATGCAGAATCGCTTAGGATTCGAGAAGATACAGACTCTTATGAAACTTCAGGTCTAAAACAGAAATTAAATAGATTAATAGCAACAAAAGCATCAGATAGTACATTTGAAAATGGTCTAAAAATGCTAGAATACAAACAATCTGGTGGAAGTAATAAGCCTCTTAAATATTATCTAATGACAGCAGAATATTATTGTCAATGGTATCTAAATGGAGCAAAAGGAACTCCTTTATGTACAGAGAAAAACAGAATTTATGACTTTGCTGGAACTTCTATTGAACATTTGTATCCAAAAAGTGCAAAAGATAAAAACGAAAAGTTAGAACCTCTAAAACATAAATTAGGAAATCTGACGATTTTGGATCCTTCTCAAAATAGCTCAAAGGGAAATGAGCCTTTTGAAGAAAAAATATCTATGTATCAACAATCATCAGTAAAACTGACTAATGATATAGCAAAAAATGGAACTTGGACGGAACAAGAATTTAATAAAAATCAAGATTTGCTCATTGATATTGCGTTGAAAGTTTTCGTTCCTTAA